The following coding sequences lie in one Fimbriiglobus ruber genomic window:
- a CDS encoding dynamin family protein: MTTPTTFEDARTRAARLADGLEDIASVIGDQLDMTDEARQLRDKARHIRDDRFRVVVVGEFKRGKSTLLNAMLGGDVLPRKVTECTAVITMIRYASAPTVRVEFDTDRPADDMSLEEFRKHYELSVDDAAAPAAAAERFLHVKHAVISYPIELCRQGVELVDSPGLGAHEARSKRTQKFLPQADAVVFVLNAKQFLSLEEVHFLEAVLLPLGLRNVFFVINGWNLIDESVIRPEDADVERANLEALIRQRLTPFCVVAGKDRSADRIFRVNALGALKARIRKPIAAAMLEESAVPEFEKSLEKFLVDDRAKARADVVLGVVRAVADEAARFVNTQLAMADKSVAEIEAERIAIEPKLQRLRGIRDHIVNFLQSQSAVLQDVLVTSLHEHINRIEKDLPDEVAKFDISPITSKFLVWEGIKDKMPWRSEEDRFQAQVARCLKPQVQRMLERRFADWQQALVRNEMRAVMIDVEKHLQEEAAEYQRVMRELEDKIGAHGSPLQIEEQVKRWLGSEQATGPGTFQLPAMNTLGEVIGLVIMGIVAEVLAELVLHVATGGITLVVSGITAVLRMGWREASLRNQLQQAIVTGIKDGLKDMWMKYAADIRTHVKAGFEGLEGKIAGSIAEEIALIDASLQAIIDKKKEREYSADQERARLEAARTAIADRVARLTAVAAG; this comes from the coding sequence ATGACCACGCCCACGACGTTTGAAGACGCCCGGACCCGGGCCGCCCGGTTGGCCGACGGGTTGGAAGACATTGCCAGTGTGATTGGCGACCAACTCGACATGACCGACGAGGCGCGGCAACTCCGCGACAAGGCGCGACATATCCGGGACGATCGGTTCCGGGTGGTGGTCGTCGGCGAATTCAAGCGGGGTAAGTCCACCCTCCTGAACGCCATGCTCGGCGGCGACGTCCTGCCACGGAAAGTGACCGAGTGTACCGCCGTCATCACCATGATCCGGTACGCCTCCGCCCCGACGGTCCGCGTCGAGTTCGACACCGATCGGCCGGCCGACGACATGTCGCTGGAGGAGTTTCGCAAGCACTACGAGTTGTCGGTCGACGACGCGGCCGCCCCGGCCGCCGCGGCCGAACGGTTCCTCCACGTCAAGCACGCCGTCATCAGTTACCCGATCGAACTCTGCCGGCAGGGCGTCGAGTTGGTCGACTCGCCGGGACTCGGGGCTCACGAGGCCCGGTCCAAACGGACGCAGAAGTTTCTTCCACAGGCCGACGCCGTGGTGTTCGTGCTGAACGCCAAACAGTTTCTCAGCCTGGAAGAAGTTCACTTTTTAGAGGCTGTTCTTCTGCCACTCGGCTTGCGGAACGTCTTCTTCGTCATCAACGGCTGGAACCTGATCGACGAGTCGGTCATCCGGCCGGAAGACGCCGATGTCGAGCGTGCGAACCTGGAAGCTCTCATCCGCCAGCGCCTCACCCCGTTTTGCGTCGTTGCCGGGAAAGACCGGTCGGCCGACCGGATCTTCCGGGTGAACGCGCTGGGGGCATTGAAGGCGCGGATCCGAAAGCCCATTGCTGCCGCCATGTTGGAGGAGTCCGCGGTTCCGGAGTTCGAAAAGTCTCTGGAGAAGTTTCTGGTCGACGACCGCGCGAAGGCCCGGGCGGACGTCGTCCTCGGGGTCGTCCGGGCCGTAGCCGATGAGGCCGCCCGGTTCGTCAACACTCAGCTCGCGATGGCCGACAAGTCGGTCGCCGAGATCGAAGCCGAGCGGATCGCCATCGAGCCGAAGCTCCAGCGACTCCGGGGCATCCGCGACCACATCGTCAATTTCCTTCAGAGTCAGTCGGCGGTCCTCCAAGACGTGTTAGTCACGTCCCTTCACGAACACATCAACCGGATCGAAAAGGATTTGCCGGACGAAGTCGCGAAGTTCGACATTTCGCCGATCACGAGCAAGTTTTTGGTGTGGGAAGGGATCAAGGACAAGATGCCGTGGCGGTCCGAGGAAGACCGCTTCCAGGCGCAAGTCGCCCGGTGTTTGAAGCCGCAGGTCCAGCGGATGCTTGAGCGGCGATTTGCCGACTGGCAGCAGGCGCTCGTTCGCAACGAGATGCGGGCCGTGATGATCGACGTCGAAAAGCATCTTCAGGAAGAGGCGGCCGAATACCAGCGGGTGATGCGCGAACTCGAAGACAAGATTGGGGCCCACGGCAGCCCGCTCCAGATCGAGGAGCAGGTGAAGCGGTGGCTCGGTTCGGAACAGGCGACCGGGCCGGGGACGTTCCAACTACCGGCTATGAACACGCTGGGCGAAGTGATCGGGTTGGTGATCATGGGGATCGTGGCCGAGGTTCTGGCCGAACTCGTTTTGCACGTCGCGACCGGCGGGATCACATTGGTGGTTAGCGGGATCACGGCCGTACTCCGGATGGGCTGGCGCGAGGCGAGCCTGCGGAACCAGCTCCAGCAAGCGATCGTCACCGGGATCAAGGACGGCCTGAAAGACATGTGGATGAAGTACGCGGCCGACATCCGGACCCATGTGAAAGCCGGCTTCGAGGGCCTGGAGGGGAAAATCGCCGGAAGCATTGCCGAAGAGATCGCGCTGATCGACGCGAGCCTCCAGGCGATCATCGACAAGAAGAAGGAGCGGGAATATTCGGCCGACCAGGAGCGGGCGCGACTGGAGGCGGCCCGGACGGCGATCGCCGACCGCGTTGCCAGACTGACGGCCGTTGCCGCTGGCTGA
- a CDS encoding SpoIIE family protein phosphatase, producing MNRPPIHTNGTPTTGTTRVLLIDDQPMIGEAVRRMLAPEAGIEFHFCPDPKAAIPTANRVRPTVILQDLVMPDIDGLMLVRYFRANPTTADTPMIVLSSQEEAVTKADAFAAGANDYLVKLPDRIELLARIRYHSQGYVNLLQRNAAYQEIAAGRKRLADEVAAGVRYVRSLLPNPWRSGRDKAVSGIDWRYVPCTEMGGDALGYHRIDADHLALYLLDVTGHGLASALLGVTVLNVLRTGTLPNTDFRDPGQVLFGLNEAFPCEKHGEKFFTIWYGVYHGPSRVLTWSGGGHPPALLYTGGAGRREEPTQLDSQGPMIGMMPWPAFETGRREIPSAARLYVYSDGAQEIHKTDGSDWTMPEFVEALTSFVASEPTTVMDALHQHIRELNGSDVLDDDFSMLEVDFE from the coding sequence ATGAACCGCCCGCCGATTCACACGAACGGTACGCCCACGACCGGGACGACCCGCGTCCTCCTGATCGACGACCAGCCGATGATCGGCGAAGCCGTCCGCCGCATGCTCGCGCCGGAAGCGGGCATCGAGTTCCACTTCTGCCCGGACCCGAAGGCCGCGATCCCGACCGCGAACCGCGTCCGCCCGACGGTCATCCTGCAAGACCTGGTCATGCCGGACATCGATGGGCTGATGCTCGTCCGCTACTTCCGGGCTAACCCGACCACCGCCGACACGCCGATGATCGTCCTGTCGAGTCAGGAGGAGGCGGTGACGAAGGCCGACGCCTTCGCGGCCGGGGCCAACGATTACCTGGTCAAACTCCCGGACCGGATCGAATTACTCGCCCGCATCCGCTACCACTCCCAGGGGTACGTCAACCTACTCCAGCGGAACGCGGCGTACCAGGAGATCGCGGCCGGGCGGAAACGACTGGCGGACGAAGTCGCGGCCGGTGTTCGCTACGTCCGCTCGTTGCTCCCGAACCCGTGGCGATCAGGCCGCGACAAAGCCGTTTCCGGCATCGACTGGCGGTACGTCCCCTGCACCGAAATGGGAGGCGACGCTTTGGGGTACCACCGGATCGACGCGGACCACCTCGCCCTTTACCTGCTCGACGTGACCGGGCACGGTCTAGCGTCGGCCCTGCTCGGGGTAACGGTCCTCAACGTGCTACGGACCGGGACGCTCCCCAACACCGACTTTCGCGACCCGGGTCAAGTGCTTTTCGGCTTAAACGAAGCGTTTCCCTGCGAAAAACACGGGGAGAAGTTCTTTACGATTTGGTACGGCGTCTATCACGGACCGAGCCGGGTTCTGACGTGGTCCGGCGGCGGCCACCCGCCGGCATTGCTCTACACCGGCGGCGCCGGTCGACGGGAGGAGCCCACCCAACTCGATTCGCAGGGGCCAATGATCGGCATGATGCCCTGGCCCGCGTTCGAGACGGGTCGTCGCGAGATCCCGTCGGCCGCCCGACTATACGTTTACAGCGACGGCGCCCAGGAAATTCACAAGACCGACGGCAGCGACTGGACCATGCCCGAATTCGTCGAAGCGCTGACCTCTTTCGTAGCGTCCGAGCCGACGACCGTCATGGACGCATTGCACCAGCACATCCGCGAACTGAACGGGTCGGACGTGCTGGACGACGACTTCTCGATGCTCGAAGTCGACTTCGAGTGA
- the cheB gene encoding chemotaxis-specific protein-glutamate methyltransferase CheB yields the protein MRIAIVDDRLLAVEAVRRVVTGVPGYQIAWVARDGEEAVRRATADRPDVILMDLIMPGLNGAEATRRIMATNPCPILIVTATVSGNYGLVYEALGAGAVDAVNTPVLGGAGAAYGADALLAKIAQVARKARPDGGARARPSFPCTKPAQSLPPLVAIGASTGGPQAIASVLAQFPPGFPAAVLVVQHLTAEFSSGFAEWLGQKTRLPIRLARAGEPPQPGTALVTGKDDHLVVTPDGTLTYTAHPTDTPFRPNVDVLFDSLAAHWPAPGAGVLLTGMGRDGAEGLLKLRRAGWPTFAQDRESSVVFGMPDAAAKLGAAVHVMPPDQIGRMVLARLRR from the coding sequence ATGAGGATCGCGATCGTCGACGACCGATTGTTGGCAGTCGAAGCCGTCCGCCGCGTGGTGACTGGGGTGCCGGGATACCAGATCGCGTGGGTCGCCCGGGACGGGGAAGAAGCCGTTCGCCGGGCGACGGCGGACCGGCCGGACGTGATCTTGATGGACCTGATCATGCCCGGGCTGAACGGCGCCGAGGCGACCCGCCGGATCATGGCGACGAACCCGTGCCCGATTCTCATCGTGACTGCGACCGTGTCCGGGAACTACGGGCTCGTGTACGAGGCACTGGGAGCTGGGGCGGTGGACGCGGTGAACACCCCGGTCCTTGGCGGCGCCGGTGCTGCCTACGGGGCCGACGCCTTGCTCGCGAAGATTGCCCAGGTGGCGCGGAAGGCCAGGCCGGACGGGGGCGCGAGGGCACGCCCGTCGTTTCCATGCACGAAGCCCGCGCAAAGTCTGCCGCCTTTGGTTGCGATCGGCGCGTCGACCGGCGGGCCACAGGCGATCGCGAGCGTGTTGGCCCAGTTTCCGCCCGGGTTCCCGGCGGCGGTCCTGGTCGTCCAGCACCTGACCGCGGAATTTTCCTCCGGGTTCGCCGAGTGGCTCGGGCAGAAGACCCGACTTCCGATCCGGCTCGCCCGCGCCGGCGAGCCCCCGCAGCCCGGCACCGCCCTCGTCACCGGGAAAGACGACCACCTCGTCGTCACCCCGGACGGGACGTTGACCTACACCGCTCACCCGACGGACACGCCGTTCCGGCCGAACGTGGACGTGTTGTTTGATAGCCTGGCTGCCCACTGGCCGGCGCCCGGCGCCGGCGTGCTGCTCACCGGAATGGGCCGCGACGGCGCCGAGGGGTTACTCAAACTCCGCCGGGCCGGGTGGCCGACGTTCGCCCAGGACCGCGAGTCGTCCGTGGTGTTCGGCATGCCCGACGCGGCCGCGAAACTCGGCGCGGCCGTCCACGTCATGCCGCCCGACCAGATCGGCCGGATGGTGCTGGCGCGGCTGAGGCGGTGA
- a CDS encoding response regulator: protein MASILVVEDSLFQAKHLEGILLGAGHKVELAGNGVAGLAAVRRALPDLVLTDMNMPEMNGLSLVHALRSEFPALPVLLTTDSGSEELAVSALRAGAASYLPKRNLARDVAELVDEILSVSASQRKQSLFLDRMTSVEYLFALENDTDLIPYAVGHTEALMRQMNLFDPSVHMRVGIAVHEAVVNAIVHGNLEIGSDLKEGNWQAYHDLVAARARQLPYSRRRVHIAIRATRSTVLEIRVRDEGPGFDPKKLPDPTASANLDKASGRGLLLIRTFFDTIEHSATGNEITMIKRTA from the coding sequence GTGGCCAGTATTCTGGTGGTGGAGGACAGCCTGTTCCAGGCGAAGCACCTGGAAGGGATTCTCCTCGGAGCCGGACACAAGGTGGAACTGGCCGGGAACGGGGTAGCGGGACTGGCTGCCGTCCGCCGGGCGCTGCCGGACCTCGTTCTCACCGACATGAACATGCCCGAAATGAACGGGCTCTCGTTGGTCCACGCCTTACGGTCCGAATTTCCCGCCCTCCCGGTCCTGCTCACGACCGATTCGGGCAGCGAGGAATTGGCCGTCAGTGCCCTCCGGGCCGGGGCCGCGAGCTACCTCCCGAAACGAAACCTCGCGCGGGATGTGGCCGAACTCGTGGACGAGATCCTCTCGGTCTCCGCTTCGCAGCGGAAGCAGTCGCTGTTCCTCGACCGCATGACGTCCGTGGAATACCTGTTCGCTCTCGAAAACGACACCGATCTGATCCCCTACGCCGTCGGGCACACGGAAGCCCTCATGCGGCAAATGAACTTGTTCGACCCGTCGGTCCACATGCGGGTCGGCATCGCGGTCCACGAGGCCGTCGTGAACGCGATCGTCCACGGCAACCTCGAAATCGGGTCGGACCTGAAGGAAGGAAACTGGCAGGCGTATCACGACCTGGTCGCGGCACGGGCCCGGCAGCTGCCGTACAGCCGGCGCCGGGTTCATATCGCGATTCGGGCCACCCGGTCCACGGTTCTCGAGATTCGTGTCCGGGACGAGGGACCGGGGTTCGATCCGAAGAAACTGCCGGACCCGACGGCCTCGGCGAATCTCGACAAGGCGAGCGGCCGCGGCCTGTTGCTGATCCGCACGTTTTTCGACACGATCGAACACAGCGCGACCGGCAACGAAATCACCATGATTAAACGCACGGCGTGA
- a CDS encoding response regulator, whose amino-acid sequence MTPPDDGPDPLVALFHRDATAHVQTLADGLARLAVDPGRVEDLPALERTARQIKGSALIVGVTTAADLGRAVEDAFAAARAGGLSLTAARVTALLAAVDAIKEVADAAADESRPRPAVDRIAAVFAKLSADNGEPAPAVAPLPPAPPLVVVRPPAPPQPPAPPALIEPHAASLLDLFREEVRALCGVLGSGIVDLEGDAPDPRKIEPLMRASHSMKGAARIVGCDPAVDVAHVMEEFFVAVQKGALQFAPGNVDTLLAAVDLLAELAETDIAVWAADNAGRAAESVGAIRAILNHETVAAPPPSPRTPPPPATSPPVAVPVPEQAHAAPATVAAKISATPIHLPPPPVEPEPPAKSEVAGHDGKDRVVRISALSLTRLLGLAGESLIEARWLQPFARSLLKLKKHQDHLGDVIEDVIRATGGNSPTGESPAGLAGGRIRATAEDARKRLVVCRQILAERVDEFETHARRSDDLNSRLYREVIASRMRPFGDGTHGLARMVRDVAKQLGKKVRFEVAGNETDVDRDILDKLEAPLGHMLRNALDHGLEFPAERVEVGKPESGTLRVEARHHAGTLNITVTDDGRGIDLEQLRRKVVDKKLTSADMASRLSDAELLDFLFLPGFSTADTVTDISGRGVGLDVVQALAQGVGGAVRLTTRLGHGTTFELQLPITLSVVRAVLVRIAGDPYALPLNRTDRLLRLPTAQVRTLEGKPHFEADGRQIGLVPAHLVFDQPAPEPGATDLSVALIGDRANQYGLIVDGFLGEQDLVVRPLDPRLGKVPNVAAAALLEDGSPVLIVDVDDMIRSVSVLVHEGKLRYRRPSRRTTARQKRVLVVDDSAIVREVERQMLQGKGYEVDVAVDGADGWNAVRGGGYDLIVSDIDMPRMTGLDLVRTIRSDPKTQALPVVIVSYKDRKEDRDRGLEVGANYYLTKSSFHDGRFIQAIEDLIGGSHAD is encoded by the coding sequence ATGACTCCTCCGGACGACGGACCGGACCCACTCGTTGCCCTCTTCCACCGGGACGCGACGGCCCACGTTCAGACCCTCGCCGACGGGCTAGCCCGCCTCGCCGTCGACCCCGGCCGGGTCGAGGATTTGCCCGCGCTGGAACGAACCGCCCGACAAATCAAGGGGTCCGCCCTGATCGTCGGCGTCACGACAGCCGCCGACTTGGGGCGGGCGGTCGAAGACGCTTTCGCCGCCGCCCGCGCCGGCGGGCTTTCGTTGACCGCGGCCCGCGTGACCGCGCTGCTCGCCGCGGTGGACGCGATCAAAGAGGTGGCCGACGCCGCGGCGGACGAGTCGCGCCCCCGACCGGCCGTCGACCGGATCGCCGCCGTCTTCGCGAAATTATCCGCCGATAACGGCGAGCCCGCTCCAGCAGTTGCCCCACTGCCGCCCGCGCCTCCTCTAGTTGTCGTCCGTCCGCCGGCCCCGCCCCAGCCCCCTGCCCCACCTGCGTTGATCGAGCCCCACGCGGCGAGCCTCCTCGACTTATTCCGCGAGGAAGTCCGGGCTCTGTGCGGGGTACTCGGATCGGGGATCGTTGACCTGGAAGGGGACGCGCCGGACCCGCGCAAGATCGAACCGCTGATGCGGGCCTCGCATTCCATGAAAGGGGCAGCCCGCATCGTCGGCTGCGACCCGGCGGTGGACGTCGCGCACGTCATGGAGGAGTTTTTCGTCGCCGTCCAGAAAGGCGCGCTCCAGTTCGCCCCGGGCAACGTCGACACGCTACTCGCCGCCGTCGACCTGCTCGCGGAGTTGGCCGAGACCGACATCGCCGTGTGGGCCGCGGATAATGCCGGGCGGGCGGCCGAATCAGTCGGGGCGATCCGCGCGATTTTGAATCACGAAACCGTTGCGGCCCCGCCGCCCTCGCCTCGAACTCCCCCTCCGCCCGCGACCAGTCCGCCGGTTGCGGTTCCGGTTCCAGAACAAGCTCACGCCGCCCCCGCGACCGTGGCGGCCAAGATCTCCGCGACACCGATTCATTTACCGCCACCGCCCGTGGAACCCGAACCGCCCGCCAAGAGCGAGGTCGCCGGCCACGACGGGAAAGACCGCGTCGTCCGGATCAGCGCGCTGAGCCTGACCCGGCTACTCGGGTTGGCCGGGGAGTCGTTGATCGAGGCCCGGTGGCTCCAGCCGTTCGCCCGGTCCCTCCTCAAGTTGAAAAAGCACCAGGACCATCTTGGCGATGTGATCGAGGACGTCATCCGTGCCACGGGGGGAAACAGCCCGACCGGTGAGTCGCCAGCCGGCTTGGCTGGAGGACGGATACGGGCCACAGCCGAAGACGCCCGCAAACGCCTGGTCGTGTGTCGACAAATCCTGGCCGAACGGGTGGACGAGTTCGAGACCCACGCCCGCCGGTCGGACGACTTGAACAGCCGACTGTACCGGGAAGTCATTGCCAGCCGCATGCGACCGTTCGGCGACGGCACGCACGGACTCGCCCGCATGGTCCGGGACGTGGCCAAGCAACTGGGCAAGAAGGTCCGCTTCGAAGTCGCCGGGAACGAGACCGACGTCGACCGCGACATCCTCGACAAGCTCGAAGCCCCGCTCGGCCACATGCTGCGAAACGCCCTCGACCACGGGCTGGAATTCCCGGCCGAACGGGTTGAGGTCGGGAAGCCGGAAAGCGGCACCCTCCGCGTCGAGGCCCGACACCACGCCGGGACGCTGAATATCACCGTGACGGACGACGGGCGGGGCATCGACCTGGAGCAGTTGCGCCGCAAGGTCGTGGACAAAAAGTTGACCTCCGCGGACATGGCCAGCCGCCTGAGCGACGCGGAACTCCTCGATTTCCTGTTCCTCCCCGGTTTCTCCACCGCGGACACCGTCACGGACATTTCCGGCCGCGGGGTCGGTCTGGACGTCGTTCAGGCCCTCGCGCAAGGCGTCGGCGGCGCGGTCCGGCTGACCACCCGACTCGGCCACGGGACGACCTTTGAACTCCAGCTTCCGATTACGCTTTCGGTCGTCCGGGCGGTCCTCGTCCGGATCGCGGGCGACCCGTACGCCCTCCCGCTCAACCGGACGGACCGCCTGCTCCGGTTGCCCACGGCGCAGGTCCGCACACTTGAAGGCAAGCCCCACTTCGAAGCCGACGGCCGCCAAATCGGGCTGGTCCCGGCCCACCTGGTGTTCGACCAGCCGGCCCCGGAACCGGGGGCGACGGACTTGTCCGTCGCGCTGATCGGGGACCGGGCGAATCAATACGGGCTGATCGTCGACGGGTTCCTGGGCGAGCAAGACCTCGTGGTCCGCCCCCTCGACCCGCGGCTCGGCAAAGTCCCGAACGTGGCGGCGGCGGCCCTCCTGGAAGACGGATCGCCGGTGCTGATTGTGGACGTGGACGACATGATCCGGTCGGTGTCCGTACTCGTCCACGAGGGCAAGTTGAGATACCGCCGGCCCTCGCGCCGGACGACCGCACGACAGAAACGGGTGCTCGTCGTCGACGACTCGGCGATCGTCCGCGAAGTCGAGCGCCAGATGCTCCAGGGCAAGGGGTACGAGGTCGACGTCGCGGTCGACGGTGCGGACGGGTGGAACGCAGTTCGCGGCGGCGGGTACGACCTCATCGTCAGTGACATCGACATGCCGCGGATGACCGGCCTGGATCTCGTCCGAACAATCCGCTCGGACCCGAAAACCCAGGCTCTCCCGGTCGTCATCGTATCCTATAAGGATCGTAAAGAGGATCGCGACCGCGGCCTGGAGGTCGGGGCCAACTATTACCTGACCAAGAGCAGTTTTCACGACGGCCGCTTCATCCAGGCGATCGAGGATCTGATCGGCGGCTCCCACGCCGACTGA
- a CDS encoding chemotaxis protein CheW, with protein MTPGAVSLPTASAAAGDCWNRIGVHGAGTCPELPRVTHCRNCPVFTAAGQSLYERRPPAGYTEEWTERIAAADVPPPARTIPVVIFRVGGELLALDVGLTVEVGPVRPVRRVPHQSDEVLIGLVNIRGELQIAVSLANLLRAGEEASDRPNTTAERLLVAEKDGVRWVFPVDEVHDVYHFRPDDLVGLPSTIASGTAKLTRGVFRWGNRAVGYLDPDRLFHSLRRSFR; from the coding sequence GTGACCCCGGGCGCCGTCTCACTCCCGACCGCGAGCGCCGCGGCGGGCGACTGCTGGAATCGGATCGGCGTCCACGGGGCCGGCACCTGCCCGGAACTCCCCCGGGTCACGCACTGCCGCAACTGCCCCGTGTTTACGGCGGCGGGCCAGTCGCTCTACGAGCGCCGGCCGCCGGCCGGGTACACAGAAGAGTGGACCGAGCGGATCGCGGCGGCCGACGTACCTCCACCGGCACGGACGATTCCGGTGGTCATCTTCCGCGTCGGCGGCGAACTGCTCGCGCTCGACGTGGGACTGACCGTCGAAGTCGGCCCGGTCCGCCCCGTCCGCCGCGTCCCGCACCAGTCGGACGAAGTGTTGATCGGGCTCGTGAACATCCGCGGGGAACTGCAGATTGCCGTCTCTCTGGCGAACCTGCTCCGCGCCGGTGAGGAAGCGAGCGACCGTCCGAATACGACGGCGGAACGGCTGCTGGTCGCCGAAAAAGACGGCGTGCGGTGGGTGTTTCCGGTCGACGAGGTGCATGACGTCTACCACTTCCGCCCGGACGACCTCGTCGGCCTGCCGTCAACCATCGCCAGCGGGACGGCGAAGCTAACCCGCGGCGTCTTTCGGTGGGGCAACCGGGCTGTCGGATATCTCGACCCAGACCGCCTGTTCCACTCGCTCCGGAGGAGTTTCCGATGA
- a CDS encoding CheR family methyltransferase — protein sequence MTTAGQIVGLLERRVGLSARAVGDRMIESALARRMKELGTTDADDYARRLAGDARELDCLVEAVVVAETWFYRYPESFKHLAQMAIARKPVPSPARPFRVLCAPCSTGEEPYSVAMTLFSTGLAPDAFRVDATDVSTRAVGVARAGRYGRNSFRGADPYPRDGFFTEAGDGFAIRDEVRKVVFFRTANLTDPHCLANEQPYDAIFCRNLLIYLTDAARRTVVATLDRLLAPGGVMYMGHAEPLGLIDPRFRPELPPQAFAFSRTASTIVRMAETIRRPFDGPAFLPPVTVPQIRPGPRTPAPSTKTADFPPPAPLDPVLSRARAAADAGNVAEAAAICAHVLRELGPSADALALRGIVNGMAGRPADAEADFTRALYLDPGHYDALVHMMILAQNRGDVAAAANYRRRAGRAARREEQS from the coding sequence ATGACCACCGCGGGACAAATCGTCGGCCTCCTCGAGCGCCGCGTCGGCCTGTCCGCGCGAGCCGTGGGCGACCGCATGATCGAATCCGCGCTGGCCCGCCGGATGAAGGAACTCGGCACCACCGACGCGGACGACTACGCCCGGCGGCTGGCGGGCGACGCCCGCGAACTCGACTGCCTCGTCGAAGCCGTGGTGGTGGCCGAGACGTGGTTCTACCGGTATCCGGAATCGTTCAAACATTTGGCCCAAATGGCGATCGCCCGCAAGCCCGTGCCGTCCCCCGCGCGCCCGTTCCGCGTGCTATGCGCGCCGTGTTCGACTGGGGAAGAACCCTATTCCGTCGCGATGACTCTCTTCTCGACCGGCCTCGCACCCGACGCTTTTCGCGTCGACGCGACGGACGTGAGCACGAGGGCGGTCGGGGTCGCGCGGGCCGGGCGGTACGGGCGGAATTCGTTCCGCGGGGCCGACCCGTACCCGCGGGACGGCTTCTTCACCGAAGCGGGCGACGGGTTCGCGATCCGCGACGAGGTCCGCAAGGTCGTCTTCTTTCGCACGGCGAATTTGACCGACCCCCACTGCCTGGCGAACGAACAACCTTACGACGCGATCTTTTGTCGGAACCTTCTCATCTACCTGACGGACGCCGCCCGGCGGACCGTGGTCGCCACGCTGGATCGTTTGTTGGCCCCGGGCGGAGTCATGTACATGGGGCACGCCGAACCGCTCGGCTTGATCGACCCGAGGTTCCGCCCGGAACTCCCGCCGCAAGCGTTCGCGTTTTCCAGAACCGCGTCGACGATCGTGCGGATGGCCGAGACGATCCGCCGGCCGTTCGACGGTCCGGCGTTCCTGCCGCCCGTCACCGTCCCCCAAATCCGGCCCGGGCCGCGAACTCCGGCACCCTCAACGAAGACAGCCGACTTTCCCCCGCCTGCCCCTCTCGACCCGGTCTTGAGCCGCGCGCGGGCGGCCGCGGACGCCGGGAACGTGGCCGAGGCGGCTGCCATTTGCGCTCACGTGCTCCGAGAACTCGGGCCGTCCGCGGACGCGCTCGCCCTCCGTGGGATCGTCAACGGGATGGCCGGCCGGCCGGCCGACGCCGAGGCGGACTTCACCCGCGCCCTCTACCTCGACCCCGGACACTACGACGCGCTCGTCCACATGATGATCCTCGCCCAAAACCGCGGCGACGTCGCGGCCGCCGCCAACTACCGCCGGCGGGCCGGCCGCGCCGCGCGGCGGGAGGAGCAGTCGTGA
- a CDS encoding chemotaxis protein CheW, which translates to MLCLFVSAGTERFAVPAAAVIEVVPAVRLHPLAGGPRWVAGVFVFRGAVTPVLDLNQLVTGTACPDKLSARIVVVGHATDDGPAPLGLLAERVTELKPLAATGAGSARRQETDGPDLGPLVADADGMLRLPDVSRLVPAAYRSALFARRGGPAP; encoded by the coding sequence GTGCTGTGCTTGTTCGTCAGCGCGGGCACCGAGCGGTTCGCCGTCCCCGCCGCCGCCGTCATCGAAGTCGTCCCCGCCGTCCGCCTGCACCCACTGGCAGGCGGCCCGCGGTGGGTCGCCGGTGTGTTCGTGTTCCGCGGCGCGGTCACCCCGGTCCTCGACCTGAACCAACTGGTGACCGGCACGGCCTGCCCGGACAAACTGAGCGCGCGGATCGTCGTTGTCGGGCACGCGACGGACGACGGCCCCGCCCCGCTCGGTTTGCTGGCGGAGCGGGTGACCGAACTGAAGCCGCTGGCCGCGACCGGCGCCGGGTCCGCCCGCCGGCAAGAGACCGACGGCCCGGACCTCGGCCCCCTGGTCGCCGACGCCGACGGCATGCTCCGGCTGCCGGACGTCAGCCGGCTCGTCCCGGCGGCGTATCGCTCCGCCCTGTTCGCTCGCCGCGGGGGACCGGCCCCATGA